The Anguilla anguilla isolate fAngAng1 chromosome 19, fAngAng1.pri, whole genome shotgun sequence genome has a segment encoding these proteins:
- the LOC118219396 gene encoding dual specificity protein phosphatase 6-like, with amino-acid sequence MLDKFKPVHFDSVMAISKTVEWLREQLETRSDCLLVMDCRAQELYESSHVETAINVAIPSLMLRRLKKGNLPIKSLLANGEDRERFARRCKTDTIVLYDEYSREWNENVDGGSVLGLLLRRMKDEGYKAFYLEGGFNKFQAEFPALCDTNLDSSSGSSSPSSHVLGLGGLRISSDSSDIESDIDRDPNSATDSDGSPLSNPQPSFPVEILPHLYLGCAKDSTNLDILEEYGIKYILNVTPNLPNLFENAGEFKYKQIPISDHWSQNLSQFFPEAIGFIDEARSQECGVLVHCLAGISRSVTVTVAYLMQKLNLSMNDAYDIVKTKKSNISPNFNFMGQLLDFERTLGLASPCDNRVSAAAAAAAASVSSAQPPLYFTTPTNHNVFQLDALEST; translated from the exons ATGCTCGATAAATTCAAACCCGTTCATTTCGATTCGGTAATGGCAATCAGCAAGACCGTGGAATGGCTGAGAGAGCAGCTAGAAACGCGCAGCGACTGCCTGCTGGTGATGGACTGCCGAGCCCAGGAGCTGTACGAGTCGTCGCACGTCGAGACGGCGATAAACGTTGCCATCCCCAGCCTCATGCTCCGGCGGCTGAAAAAGGGCAACTTGCCCATAAAGTCCCTCCTGGCGAACGGAGAGGACCGTGAGAGATTCGCGCGGAGGTGCAAGACGGACACGATCGTGCTCTACGACGAATACAGCAGAGAATGGAACGAAAATGTCGACGGCGGCTCGGTGTTGGGACTGCTGCTTCGGAGAATGAAAGACGAGGGATACAAGGCTTTTTACTTAGAAG GCGGCTTCAACAAATTTCAAGCCGAGTTCCCCGCCTTGTGCGACACCAATTTGGATAGCTCGTCCGGCAGCAGCTCCCCGAGTTCCCACGTTCTGGGGTTAGGCGGCCTGCGGATCAGCTCCGACTCCTCCGACATCGAGTCCGACATTGACCGCGACCCCAACAGTGCCACCGACTCGGACGGAAGCCCCCTGTCGAACCCGCAGCCTTCTTTCCCCGTGGAGATCCTGCCCCATCTCTACCTGGGCTGCGCCAAGGATTCCACGAATCTGGACATTTTGGAGGAATATGGGATCAAGTACATCCTGAACGTGACGCCCAACCTCCCCAATTTGTTTGAGAACGCTGGGGAGTTCAAGTACAAGCAGATCCCCATCTCGGATCACTGGAGCCAGAATCTCTCCCAGTTCTTCCCAGAGGCTATCGGGTTCATTG ACGAGGCCCGCAGCCAGGAGTGCGGCGTCCTGGTGCACTGCCTGGCGGGAATCAGCCGCTCGGTCACGGTGACGGTGGCCTACCTCATGCAGAAGCTCAACCTGTCCATGAACGACGCCTACGACATCGTCAAGACCAAGAAGTCCAACATCTCGCCCAACTTCAACTTCATGGGCCAGCTGCTGGACTTCGAGCGGACCCTGGGCCTGGCGAGCCCTTGCGACAACCGCGTTTctgctgccgctgccgccgccgccgcctccgtcTCCTCCGCCCAGCCCCCCCTCTACttcaccacccccaccaaccACAACGTCTTCCAGCTGGACGCCCTGGAGTCCACGTGa